In Hydrogenovibrio marinus, a single genomic region encodes these proteins:
- a CDS encoding ABC transporter permease, whose product MIPLFNGISIYFFWTDIMIWGLFFSLLVWSRVIGRSEQVKAQWHRVFESNVAMIAAIILVTYFAIALMDSVQIHLAHANTQPGSFLDVLLTHLVSATERTYSAPFALSEFTKSTQMGLNGEMQQVYLPLKHVDATASIWMQSIEAIALGLVISAVLIGLHGLYLARLNQTSLIGMLSAIWFEQTKLPWRTAYITLTLLVVVMSWLFILSYSFHVLGTDQVGIDVLYETLKSIRTGVLIGVLTTLVMLPIALTLGITAGLFKGWVDDVIQYLYTTLNSIPSVLLIAAAVLVMQVMINNHPDWMQSTAERADLRLLFLVGILGVTSWTGLCRLLRAETLKISQMEYVVAARAFGVSRAKVISRHILPNVMHIVLISVVLDFSSLVLAEAVLSYVGVGVDPTMNSWGNMINQARLEMAREPMVWWSLFSAFVFMFILVLAANLFSDRVQTVLNPRDNTK is encoded by the coding sequence ATGATTCCTTTGTTCAACGGCATTTCCATTTATTTCTTTTGGACTGATATCATGATCTGGGGGCTGTTTTTCAGCCTGTTGGTTTGGTCGAGAGTGATTGGTCGGTCTGAGCAGGTCAAAGCGCAATGGCATCGCGTGTTTGAATCCAATGTTGCGATGATTGCCGCCATTATTCTGGTGACGTATTTTGCGATAGCATTGATGGACTCGGTGCAAATCCACTTGGCGCATGCCAATACCCAACCTGGCAGTTTTTTGGATGTTTTACTGACGCATTTGGTGTCTGCAACCGAGCGCACTTATTCAGCACCTTTTGCACTGTCTGAGTTTACCAAGTCAACACAGATGGGCTTGAATGGTGAAATGCAGCAGGTGTATCTACCGCTTAAGCATGTTGATGCTACCGCTTCGATATGGATGCAAAGCATTGAAGCCATCGCGCTAGGTTTGGTTATTAGTGCGGTTTTGATTGGTTTGCACGGTTTGTATCTTGCCAGACTTAATCAAACGTCATTAATCGGAATGCTATCCGCCATTTGGTTTGAGCAAACCAAGTTACCTTGGCGTACCGCTTACATTACTCTGACATTGCTTGTGGTCGTGATGAGTTGGTTATTCATCCTCAGTTATTCATTCCATGTATTGGGGACAGATCAAGTCGGCATCGACGTACTTTATGAAACGCTCAAGAGTATTCGTACTGGCGTATTGATTGGTGTGCTGACTACTTTGGTGATGTTGCCGATAGCGTTGACCTTGGGGATTACCGCAGGGCTGTTCAAAGGTTGGGTCGATGATGTCATCCAGTATCTTTACACCACGTTGAATTCCATTCCCAGCGTATTATTGATTGCCGCCGCAGTGCTGGTGATGCAAGTCATGATTAACAACCATCCGGATTGGATGCAATCTACCGCCGAGCGCGCCGATTTACGTTTGTTGTTTTTGGTGGGCATTCTGGGGGTTACTAGCTGGACAGGACTGTGCCGCTTGTTGCGTGCCGAAACCCTTAAAATCAGCCAGATGGAATATGTCGTTGCAGCCCGTGCTTTTGGCGTGAGCAGAGCCAAAGTCATCTCGCGTCATATTTTGCCAAATGTCATGCATATTGTATTAATATCGGTCGTATTGGATTTCAGTAGTCTGGTGCTTGCAGAAGCTGTACTGTCTTATGTCGGAGTCGGTGTTGACCCTACTATGAACAGTTGGGGGAATATGATCAACCAAGCACGTCTGGAAATGGCGCGAGAACCTATGGTTTGGTGGTCACTGTTTTCTGCATTCGTGTTTATGTTTATTCTGGTGCTGGCCGCCAACCTTTTCTCAGATAGGGTACAGACCGTATTGAACCCTAGAGATAACACGAAATAA